A window of Clostridium sp. 'White wine YQ' contains these coding sequences:
- a CDS encoding NAD(P)-dependent oxidoreductase, translating into MSNIVFLNSSRVNFDDALDFSSLDNLGKVTKYEESEGFEILDRVKNQDIVITKELTIGRELIEKFPSSVKLICEAGTGYNNIDIEAAKERNIAVCNVPGYSSEAVAQLVITFILSLSSSLSEQQRMIENNNYSNFTKYLGVPHFEIQNKTLGVIGAGSIGQQVMKVAKALGMNILVYNRSHKDLGDSSIKFVSFEELLKKSDFVTIHCPLTKDTKYLIDKSKLELMKPSSYIINTARGAIIKEVDLIEALENKIIAGAALDVQESEPPELNNPLFNRKNVILTPHIGWKCIESRQRLLDILAENIEAFIKEESINRIC; encoded by the coding sequence ATGAGTAACATTGTATTTCTTAATTCAAGCAGAGTAAATTTTGATGACGCACTTGATTTTTCATCACTAGATAACTTAGGTAAAGTTACAAAGTATGAAGAAAGTGAGGGATTTGAAATCCTAGACAGAGTAAAGAACCAAGACATTGTAATTACAAAGGAACTTACAATAGGAAGAGAGTTAATAGAAAAGTTCCCTTCAAGTGTTAAATTAATATGTGAAGCTGGTACGGGATACAATAACATTGACATAGAGGCTGCAAAGGAGAGGAATATAGCAGTTTGTAATGTACCAGGTTATAGTAGCGAGGCTGTGGCTCAATTAGTGATTACATTTATATTAAGCTTAAGTTCATCTTTATCTGAGCAGCAAAGAATGATCGAAAATAATAACTATAGTAATTTCACCAAATACCTAGGGGTTCCTCATTTTGAAATTCAAAATAAAACACTAGGGGTTATAGGAGCAGGTTCTATAGGACAGCAAGTGATGAAAGTAGCTAAAGCCTTAGGCATGAATATACTTGTATATAATAGAAGTCATAAAGATTTAGGTGACTCAAGTATTAAGTTTGTAAGTTTTGAGGAACTACTTAAGAAGAGTGATTTTGTAACTATACATTGTCCACTTACTAAGGATACAAAGTATCTTATTGATAAGAGTAAATTAGAACTTATGAAGCCTTCAAGCTATATAATAAATACTGCAAGAGGAGCAATTATAAAGGAAGTAGATTTAATTGAGGCCTTAGAAAACAAAATAATTGCAGGAGCTGCTCTCGATGTTCAAGAGAGTGAACCACCAGAATTGAATAATCCACTTTTCAATAGGAAGAACGTTATTTTAACTCCTCATATTGGTTGGAAGTGCATTGAATCAAGACAAAGACTTCTAGATATTTTAGCTGAAAATATCGAAGCCTTTATAAAGGAAGAGTCTATAAATAGAATTTGTTAG